The following proteins are encoded in a genomic region of Thiomicrospira sp. R3:
- a CDS encoding LysR family transcriptional regulator, producing MADRRLQVFHTVARVMSFTKAAETLHMTQPAVTFQIKQLEDFFNTRLFDRTHNKITLTEAGRIVYDFSDHILELYEKMTSEVRDLTGEVSGSLVIGASTTIAEYMLPCLLGAFKKQYPDVSIRLQVGNTDAIVSMVENNMIDLGLVEAPVSNKNLEVEVCRIDEMQLICCPEHPLAKRDEISIEEACKYAFVVREEGSGSRSVIDTYIREQGLTLSDFNIVMELGAPESIKMAAEADVGLAIVSRSTLLKELKLGTLKAIPLNPPLRRPFSHVRQKQKFRHRAVGELLDFAVIYCKEKAVEFGFEVPDRDDKKT from the coding sequence ATGGCCGATAGACGTCTACAAGTTTTTCACACTGTAGCAAGGGTGATGAGCTTCACCAAAGCTGCTGAAACCTTGCATATGACTCAACCCGCAGTCACTTTTCAGATAAAGCAGCTTGAAGATTTTTTTAACACACGCTTGTTTGATCGTACCCACAATAAAATCACGTTGACCGAAGCGGGTCGTATTGTCTATGACTTTTCTGACCATATACTTGAACTTTACGAGAAAATGACCTCAGAAGTTCGTGATTTGACCGGAGAGGTTTCAGGCAGTTTGGTTATTGGCGCGAGTACGACCATCGCAGAATATATGTTGCCTTGCTTGTTAGGTGCGTTTAAGAAGCAGTACCCTGATGTGAGTATTCGTCTTCAAGTAGGCAATACCGATGCGATTGTGTCTATGGTTGAAAATAACATGATTGATCTAGGTTTAGTAGAGGCCCCAGTTAGTAACAAAAACCTTGAGGTAGAAGTTTGCCGTATTGATGAGATGCAGCTCATTTGTTGTCCAGAGCATCCTTTAGCAAAGCGTGATGAAATTTCAATTGAAGAAGCCTGTAAGTATGCTTTTGTTGTGCGTGAAGAAGGGTCGGGTTCGCGCTCAGTTATTGACACCTATATCCGTGAGCAGGGTTTGACTTTAAGTGACTTTAATATAGTGATGGAGCTCGGTGCTCCTGAGTCAATAAAAATGGCTGCAGAGGCCGATGTGGGTTTAGCTATTGTGTCTCGCTCCACCTTGCTAAAAGAGTTGAAACTTGGCACACTCAAAGCGATACCGCTTAATCCTCCTTTACGCCGTCCGTTTTCCCATGTTAGACAAAAACAAAAATTCCGTCATCGTGCTGTGGGTGAATTGCTTGATTTTGCGGTTATCTATTGTAAAGAAAAAGCAGTAGAGTTTGGTTTTGAAGTGCCTGATCGAGATGACAAAAAAACCTAA
- a CDS encoding UbiH/UbiF/VisC/COQ6 family ubiquinone biosynthesis hydroxylase, whose protein sequence is MSQLEASNEHVNPTLEVDIAVVGGGMVGAACALGLHKAGYKVVLIERNPPNNLWFAASDYSPRVSALTRASENILANLGAWQGVLSRRAHPFVAMRIWEQHADEEVVFDAQSIQEKNLGHVVENNVIQSAIWDALENQGVRLIKGCELSTMSLGEKGQPSELSLQNGCVVSSRLIVGADGAFSQVRQLAGIGLDQHDYAQCALVGCVKTEGSHQDTCWQRYRDEGPFAFLAMEQNVSSIAWYLPIEKMQWALSLSDEDYRAEIMNASEGRLGKVTDTWERAAFPLTRRHAQHYIKPGLVLVGDAAHTIHPQAGQGVNLGLLDAASLIEVLTHARLKDESPGDFLVLRRYERWRKGDNALVQRAMEGFDWLFESDRGIKDQVRSRLLAIGNVIKPLKNWLVSQALNGRAPLPKLAKTLNPSRHR, encoded by the coding sequence ATGAGTCAGCTAGAAGCAAGTAACGAGCATGTAAATCCAACGTTAGAGGTCGATATAGCGGTGGTTGGCGGGGGTATGGTGGGTGCGGCCTGTGCATTGGGTTTGCATAAAGCGGGGTATAAGGTGGTATTAATTGAGCGCAATCCGCCCAATAACCTTTGGTTTGCTGCCAGCGATTACAGCCCGCGAGTCAGTGCATTGACACGCGCCTCAGAAAATATTTTGGCTAACCTAGGGGCTTGGCAAGGTGTTCTAAGCCGTCGGGCACACCCTTTTGTAGCCATGCGCATCTGGGAGCAGCATGCTGATGAAGAGGTGGTGTTTGACGCTCAGTCAATTCAGGAAAAAAACCTGGGCCATGTCGTCGAAAATAATGTTATTCAGTCGGCTATTTGGGATGCGTTAGAGAACCAGGGTGTTCGGTTGATTAAAGGCTGTGAATTGTCAACAATGAGCCTGGGGGAGAAGGGTCAACCGAGTGAACTAAGTTTGCAAAATGGTTGTGTTGTTTCGAGTCGTTTGATTGTTGGTGCCGACGGTGCTTTTTCACAAGTTCGTCAGTTAGCAGGGATAGGGTTGGACCAGCATGATTATGCGCAATGCGCGCTAGTGGGTTGCGTCAAAACAGAAGGTTCACATCAGGATACCTGCTGGCAAAGGTATCGAGATGAAGGGCCGTTTGCTTTTTTAGCCATGGAGCAGAATGTAAGCTCAATTGCTTGGTATCTGCCCATTGAAAAAATGCAGTGGGCATTGTCGTTGAGCGATGAGGATTATCGAGCCGAGATTATGAACGCATCTGAAGGACGTTTGGGGAAGGTTACGGATACGTGGGAGCGCGCAGCTTTTCCGTTAACCCGTCGACATGCGCAGCACTACATTAAACCAGGCCTGGTTTTAGTTGGGGATGCGGCGCACACTATTCATCCTCAAGCGGGTCAAGGCGTTAATCTTGGGTTATTGGACGCTGCTAGCTTGATTGAGGTTTTAACCCATGCAAGACTTAAGGATGAATCCCCAGGTGATTTTTTGGTGCTTCGTCGTTATGAACGCTGGCGAAAAGGTGATAATGCTTTGGTGCAACGCGCAATGGAAGGGTTTGATTGGTTGTTTGAGTCTGACAGGGGGATCAAGGATCAGGTAAGATCTCGTTTGCTTGCGATAGGAAATGTTATAAAACCGTTAAAAAACTGGCTAGTGAGCCAAGCGTTAAATGGCCGAGCGCCACTGCCAAAATTAGCAAAAACTCTGAATCCTTCAAGACATAGATAG